One window of Etheostoma spectabile isolate EspeVRDwgs_2016 chromosome 6, UIUC_Espe_1.0, whole genome shotgun sequence genomic DNA carries:
- the bola1 gene encoding bolA-like protein 1: MLPAVFRCVRPISTSLALSRSLSHFRPHMDPDPSRPIERSIRSKLADTLKPDHLEVHNESHMHAVPPGSESHFRVLVVSSQFEGLPLIKRHRLVNEALKEELSSCVHALSIQAKTPEQWRSNPSLAKSPPCMGGSRGDHTVEEKLKAGRE, translated from the coding sequence ATGCTGCCTGCTGTCTTCCGCTGTGTTCGGCCCATCTCTACCAGTCTTGCCTTAAGCCGGTCTCTGTCCCACTTCAGACCACACATGGACCCAGACCCAAGCCGGCCCATTGAGAGGTCTATCAGATCCAAACTGGCCGACACGCTCAAGCCGGACCACTTAGAGGTCCACAATGAAAGCCACATGCACGCTGTGCCCCCTGGCTCTGAATCCCATTTCCGCGTCCTGGTTGTCAGCTCTCAGTTTGAGGGTCTGCCATTGATAAAGCGCCACCGTCTGGTTAATGAGGCTTTGAAGGAGGAGTTGAGTAGCTGCGTTCATGCACTATCTATCCAGGCAAAGACTCCTGAGCAGTGGAGAAGTAACCCCTCCCTGGCTAAGAGTCCGCCTTGCATGGGAGGCTCGAGGGGAGATCACACAGTGGAGGAGAAACTGAAGGCCGGGCGGGAGTAA